The Mycolicibacterium hassiacum DSM 44199 genome includes a window with the following:
- a CDS encoding DUF1707 SHOCT-like domain-containing protein: MATGYTVATRAKDGDRNDICQVLDGALADGQLSGFEHRERVAQATRATTLGELRALVADLQVTSSPVRLPDLRERRRLPSGTGVRIAMAVVLVLFGVAVGWGLYGNTPSPLNFTSDPGARSDGIPARVLTAPRQLHSLGGLTGLFEQMRQKFGDTTGYELTVYPDYASLDRPDPADDRRTLSYTYRGGWQNPTVEPRRGDGEAVDLSGIDPKQIIAVLRGAPETLGIAPADVTNTYLVIEPDDDPTAAPGSLRVTVNVSSDFGSGSIKVDGDGGDPLIRYPG; this comes from the coding sequence GTGGCGACCGGGTACACCGTGGCGACGCGGGCCAAGGACGGTGACCGCAACGACATCTGCCAGGTCCTCGACGGCGCCCTGGCCGACGGTCAGCTGTCCGGTTTCGAACACCGCGAGCGGGTCGCGCAGGCCACCCGGGCCACCACGCTCGGGGAGCTGCGGGCGTTGGTTGCCGATCTGCAGGTCACCAGCTCCCCGGTGCGGCTGCCCGACCTGCGCGAGCGGCGCCGGCTGCCGAGCGGGACCGGGGTGCGGATCGCGATGGCCGTCGTGCTCGTGCTGTTCGGCGTCGCGGTCGGCTGGGGCCTGTACGGCAACACCCCGTCGCCGCTGAACTTCACCTCCGATCCCGGCGCGAGGTCCGACGGGATCCCGGCCCGGGTGCTCACCGCGCCCCGGCAGCTGCACTCGCTGGGCGGGCTGACCGGGCTGTTCGAGCAGATGCGGCAGAAGTTCGGCGACACCACCGGCTACGAGCTGACCGTCTACCCGGACTACGCGTCGCTGGACCGGCCGGATCCCGCCGACGACCGGCGCACCCTGTCCTACACCTACCGCGGTGGCTGGCAGAACCCGACGGTCGAGCCGCGCCGCGGCGACGGCGAGGCCGTGGACCTGTCGGGCATCGACCCGAAGCAGATCATCGCGGTGCTGCGCGGGGCGCCCGAGACGCTCGGGATCGCACCGGCCGACGTCACCAACACCTACCTGGTGATCGAGCCGGACGATGATCCGACCGCCGCCCCCGGTTCGCTGCGGGTGACGGTCAACGTGTCCTCGGACTTCGGCTCGGGGTCGATCAAAGTCGACGGCGACGGCGGCGACCCGCTGATCCGCTACCCCGGCTGA
- a CDS encoding PadR family transcriptional regulator gives MLELAILGLLLESPMHGYELRKRLTGLLGAFRAFSYGSLYPALRRMQADGLIVEDPAPEGTPKVRRARRVYRLTDAGKKRFAELVADTGPQNYSDDGFGVHLAFFNRTPAEARMRILEGRRRQVEERREGLRQAVARASSSFDRYTRQLHQLGLESSEREVKWLNELIAAERTAQGSAEQP, from the coding sequence GTGTTGGAGCTGGCCATCCTGGGACTTCTCCTCGAATCCCCGATGCACGGCTACGAACTTCGCAAGAGGCTGACGGGTCTGCTGGGCGCGTTCCGCGCGTTCTCGTACGGCTCCCTTTACCCGGCACTACGGCGCATGCAGGCCGACGGCCTGATCGTCGAGGATCCCGCACCCGAGGGGACCCCGAAGGTGCGGCGCGCGCGCCGCGTGTACCGGCTCACCGACGCCGGTAAGAAGCGCTTCGCCGAACTGGTTGCCGACACCGGCCCGCAGAACTACTCCGATGACGGGTTCGGGGTCCACCTGGCCTTCTTCAACCGCACCCCCGCCGAGGCGCGGATGCGGATCCTGGAGGGGCGTCGGCGCCAGGTCGAGGAACGACGAGAGGGCCTGCGTCAAGCCGTGGCGCGGGCCAGTAGCTCGTTCGACCGCTATACCCGCCAACTGCACCAGCTGGGCCTGGAGTCCAGTGAGCGGGAGGTCAAGTGGCTCAACGAGTTGATCGCAGCGGAACGAACGGCGCAGGGTAGCGCCGAACAACCGTAG
- a CDS encoding inositol-3-phosphate synthase — protein sequence MSSNGEVRVAIVGVGNCASSLVQGVEYYKDADETSTVPGLMHVRFGPYHVRDVKFVAAFDVDAKKVGFDLSEAIFASENNTIKIADVPPTDVVVQRGPTLDGIGKYYADTIEVSDAEPVDVVKALKDAEVDVLVSYLPVGSEEADKFYAQCAIDANVAFVNALPVFIASDPVWAKKFADAGVPIVGDDIKSQVGATITHRVLAKLFEDRGVVLDRTMQLNVGGNMDFMNMLERERLESKKISKTQAVTSNLQREFKTKDVHIGPSDYVAWLDDRKWAYVRLEGRAFGDVPLNLEYKLEVWDSPNSAGVIIDAIRAAKIAKDRGIGGPVEAASSYLMKSPPTQLPDDVARAKLEEFIKG from the coding sequence ATGTCATCTAACGGAGAGGTGCGGGTCGCGATTGTCGGTGTCGGCAACTGCGCGTCCTCCCTCGTACAGGGCGTGGAGTACTACAAGGACGCCGACGAGACCAGCACGGTTCCCGGGCTCATGCATGTGCGATTTGGCCCCTACCACGTGCGCGACGTGAAGTTCGTCGCGGCCTTCGACGTCGACGCCAAGAAGGTCGGGTTCGACCTGTCCGAAGCCATCTTCGCGTCGGAGAACAACACCATCAAGATCGCCGACGTGCCGCCGACCGACGTCGTTGTGCAGCGGGGCCCGACGCTCGACGGCATCGGCAAGTACTACGCCGACACCATCGAGGTCTCCGACGCCGAACCGGTCGACGTGGTCAAGGCGCTCAAGGACGCCGAGGTCGACGTGCTGGTGTCGTACCTGCCGGTCGGCTCGGAGGAGGCCGACAAGTTCTACGCCCAGTGCGCGATCGACGCGAACGTCGCGTTCGTCAACGCGCTGCCGGTGTTCATCGCCAGCGACCCGGTGTGGGCCAAGAAGTTCGCCGACGCCGGCGTGCCGATCGTCGGTGACGACATCAAGAGCCAGGTCGGCGCGACCATCACCCACCGCGTGCTGGCCAAGCTGTTCGAGGACCGCGGCGTGGTGCTCGACCGCACCATGCAGCTCAACGTCGGCGGCAACATGGACTTCATGAACATGCTCGAGCGCGAGCGGCTGGAGTCCAAGAAGATCTCCAAGACCCAGGCCGTCACGAGCAACCTGCAGCGCGAGTTCAAGACCAAGGACGTGCACATCGGCCCGTCCGACTACGTCGCCTGGCTCGACGACCGCAAGTGGGCCTACGTGCGGCTGGAGGGCCGCGCGTTCGGCGACGTGCCGCTGAACCTGGAGTACAAGCTCGAGGTGTGGGACTCGCCGAACTCCGCCGGCGTGATCATCGACGCGATCCGCGCGGCCAAGATCGCCAAGGACCGCGGCATCGGCGGCCCGGTCGAGGCGGCGTCGTCCTACCTGATGAAGAGCCCGCCGACGCAGCTGCCCGATGACGTCGCCCGGGCCAAGCTCGAGGAGTTCATCAAGGGCTGA
- a CDS encoding alpha/beta fold hydrolase produces the protein MSDISPDDELASLSEFIFLPENAKQAGVDTVPPVQRIECGPVSALKFGDAPPRVVFLHGGGQNAHTWDTVAVGLGEPALAVDLPGHGRSAWRDDGDYGPKRNAETITPVLREHAPDADLVVGMSLGGLTALRIAVTAPDLVRRLVLVDVTPSAPERHTQMTDEQKGTVALVQGERIFPSFEAMLEVTAAAAPHRDRESLRRGVFHNAKRLEDGTWTWRYDNIRKGEGFEGLWDDVPKLHTPTTLVRGAKSFFVNDDDAAEFARRAPGFRGVHIVEDAGHSVQSDQPVKLIEILRGILDGA, from the coding sequence GTGAGCGATATCTCGCCTGACGACGAACTGGCCTCGCTGTCGGAGTTCATCTTCCTTCCGGAGAACGCCAAGCAGGCCGGGGTGGACACCGTTCCGCCGGTGCAGCGCATCGAGTGCGGGCCGGTCAGCGCGCTGAAGTTCGGCGACGCCCCGCCGCGGGTGGTGTTCCTGCACGGCGGCGGGCAGAACGCGCACACCTGGGACACCGTCGCCGTCGGGCTGGGCGAGCCGGCGCTGGCGGTCGATCTGCCCGGGCACGGCCGGTCGGCCTGGCGCGACGACGGCGACTACGGACCCAAGCGCAACGCCGAGACCATCACCCCGGTGCTGCGCGAACACGCCCCGGACGCCGACCTGGTGGTCGGGATGTCGCTGGGCGGGCTGACCGCGCTGCGGATCGCGGTGACCGCCCCCGACCTGGTGCGGCGGCTGGTGCTCGTGGACGTCACCCCGTCGGCACCCGAGCGGCACACCCAGATGACCGACGAACAGAAGGGCACCGTCGCGCTGGTCCAGGGCGAGCGGATCTTCCCCAGCTTCGAGGCGATGCTCGAGGTGACGGCGGCGGCCGCCCCGCACCGGGACCGGGAGTCGCTGCGCCGCGGCGTGTTCCACAACGCCAAGCGGCTCGAGGACGGCACCTGGACGTGGCGGTACGACAACATCCGCAAGGGCGAGGGCTTCGAGGGCCTGTGGGACGACGTGCCCAAGCTCCACACCCCCACCACCCTGGTGCGCGGCGCCAAGTCGTTCTTCGTCAACGACGACGACGCCGCCGAGTTCGCCCGCCGCGCCCCCGGGTTCCGGGGCGTGCACATTGTCGAGGACGCCGGCCACTCGGTGCAGAGCGACCAGCCGGTGAAGCTGATCGAGATCCTGCGCGGCATCCTCGACGGCGCCTGA
- a CDS encoding DUF5318 family protein: MRLQRQVVDYALRRRSVLAEVYSGRTGVSEVCDANPYLLRAAKFHGKPSSVMCPICRKEQLTLVSWVFGEHLGAVSGSARTAEELVMLASRYDEFSVHVVEVCRTCSWNHLVKSYVLGAPPKGGSRRRRGTRSARNDDARTASE; the protein is encoded by the coding sequence GTGCGACTGCAGCGACAAGTGGTGGATTACGCCCTGCGGCGCCGGTCCGTGCTGGCCGAGGTCTACTCCGGCCGCACCGGCGTCTCGGAGGTCTGCGACGCCAATCCCTACCTGCTGCGCGCCGCGAAGTTCCACGGGAAGCCCAGCTCGGTGATGTGCCCGATCTGCCGCAAGGAACAGCTCACGCTCGTGTCCTGGGTGTTCGGTGAGCACCTCGGTGCCGTGTCCGGATCGGCGCGCACCGCCGAGGAGCTGGTCATGCTGGCGTCCCGGTACGACGAGTTTTCCGTTCACGTGGTGGAGGTATGCCGCACCTGCAGCTGGAATCACCTGGTCAAGTCGTATGTGCTGGGCGCACCGCCGAAGGGCGGTTCGCGCCGGCGGCGCGGCACGAGATCGGCGCGCAACGACGATGCGCGCACGGCCAGTGAATAA